A genome region from Scomber japonicus isolate fScoJap1 chromosome 15, fScoJap1.pri, whole genome shotgun sequence includes the following:
- the umad1 gene encoding UBAP1-MVB12-associated (UMA)-domain containing protein 1, translated as MFSFLGLRKDSKKPTSEKEADGGFVIVGETVEEQRRKMQSMNIAQRSTNVIVQPSKSFYTTPAQPMDTGLPPALPSTALIAGPPAVEAAATLPDLLGDVPFTLAPHVQAMQAGFSLIPDVLLSRDINYNLANFQYDFTLENSVLHNTSS; from the exons ATGTTCAGTTTCCTTGGACTCCGGAAAGACTCTAAGAAGCCAACATCCGAGAAGGAGGCAGATGGAGGCTTTGTTATCGTCG GAGAGACAGttgaagagcagaggaggaagatgcAGTCCATGAACATCGCACAGCGTTCAACAAACGTCATTGTGCAGCCATCAAAG TCCTTCTATACAACTCCAGCTCAACCCATGGACACAGGTCTGCCTCCAGCTTTACCTAGCACAGCACTGATAGCCGGACCACCAGCAGTGGAGGCTGCTGCCACTCTTCCAGACCTCCTCGGGGATGTCCCCTTCACTTTGGCGCCTCATGTCCAGGCTATGCAAGCAGGGTTCTCCCTCATCCCCGATGTGCTGCTGTCCCGGGACATAAACTACAACCTCGCCAATTTTCAGTACGACTTCACTTTAGAGAACTCTGTTCTCCATAATACATCATCTTAG